In Helianthus annuus cultivar XRQ/B chromosome 8, HanXRQr2.0-SUNRISE, whole genome shotgun sequence, a single genomic region encodes these proteins:
- the LOC110870297 gene encoding uncharacterized protein LOC110870297 — MQQFNSDSQLPVTSGDRKTACDTLTVTDPDIPDSTVVELPPDFPPESFWLSKDAEFDWFDRNAFLDRNDSTKGNANSTNFNQIINPSYSISSSQRYLTKSKAAIIGLPKPQNTTYVDSKRRHCKPVNVRLFPSRSYSVGRGKAPATATVTVTEPSSPKVTCIGRVRSKRRRSRRKSSVQPTEPVKSASQRSGTSKAHRSGLLSRITALFRSDGNRRRKNGRNEKNGKLLTEKVVVSTENSVTQKICVSVKPVVSEPVTPSGPPGLGGMIRFASGHRSGYDVAGCGSLEFGVTSSTKVC; from the coding sequence ATGCAACAGTTCAATTCAGACTCACAACTTCCGGTAACCTCCGGCGACCGGAAAACTGCATGCGATACTCTAACCGTCACAGATCCAGATATTCCAGACAGTACGGTCGTCGAACTTCCACCGGATTTTCCACCGGAATCCTTCTGGTTATCAAAAGACGCTGAATTCGACTGGTTTGATCGCAACGCGTTTCTAGATCGGAACGATTCAACGAAAGGAAACGCTAATTCAACGAATTTCAACCAGATTATAAACCCTAGCTATTCAATTTCAAGCTCGCAACGGTATTTAACAAAATCTAAAGCTGCGATTATCGGTTTACCTAAGCCGCAAAACACGACGTACGTTGACTCGAAGCGACGGCACTGTAAGCCGGTAAACGTACGGCTGTTTCCGTCGCGGTCGTATTCCGTTGGTAGAGGTAAAGCTCCGGCGACGGCGACGGTAACAGTGACGGAACCGTCGTCTCCGAAGGTTACGTGTATCGGAAGAGTTCGATCGAAGCGGCGCCGGAGCCGGAGGAAGTCGTCCGTACAACCTACTGAACCGGTGAAATCTGCAAGTCAACGCTCCGGCACCAGTAAAGCACACAGATCCGGTTTATTGTCTCGGATAACGGCGTTATTCCGATCTGACGGTAACCGCCGGAGAAAAAACGGAAGAAACGAGAAAAACGGGAAGTTGTTAACGGAAAAAGTTGTTGTTTCGACGGAAAATTCTGTTACGCAGAAGATATGTGTGAGTGTAAAACCGGTGGTCAGTGAACCGGTGACGCCGTCTGGACCCCCCGGTTTAGGAGGCATGATCCGGTTCGCTTCGGGGCATAGATCGGGGTATGACGTGGCAGGATGTGGTTCGTTGGAGTTTGGGGTTACGTCCAGCACGAAGGTTTGTTAA